The proteins below come from a single Deltaproteobacteria bacterium genomic window:
- a CDS encoding DUF86 domain-containing protein, which translates to MVNQDVVFEKIKQIQNCLKRIHTKTKNGPKSLDDMDVQDIFVLNLQRAVQTTIDLAAHVIADEGLGLPSELKENFKILEQNKIIEPALSEKLQHMVGFRNIAVHDYSAIDPEILKSILKNNLKDLEEFYTIILKYFHLNQQ; encoded by the coding sequence TTAAACAAATCCAGAATTGCCTTAAACGCATTCATACCAAAACAAAAAATGGCCCAAAATCTTTAGATGATATGGATGTTCAAGATATTTTTGTATTAAATTTACAACGAGCTGTTCAAACAACCATTGATTTAGCAGCTCATGTTATTGCCGATGAAGGGCTTGGCTTGCCGAGTGAATTGAAAGAAAATTTTAAGATTTTAGAACAAAACAAGATTATCGAACCAGCTCTTTCCGAAAAATTGCAACACATGGTTGGTTTCCGAAATATTGCTGTTCACGACTACTCAGCTATCGATCCTGAAATTTTAAAATCAATTTTGAAAAATAATTTAAAAGATCTCGAAGAATTCTATACAATCATTTTAAAGTATTTTCATTTAAATCAACAATAA